A genome region from Arthrobacter sp. SLBN-100 includes the following:
- a CDS encoding ABC transporter ATP-binding protein: MSVQGPQQVLELAKVSKTFGEGATAVAALRDVDLTVAAGEFVAVMGPSGSGKSSLLALAGGLDRPTSGGVFVESTPLAGLGLNELARLRRRAVGYVFQDFNLVPTLTSAENVALPLELDGTAWKKARRQALDALRQVGIPELADRFMDQMSGGQQQRVAIARAVVGQRRLILADEPTGALDSTTGQGVMEVLRARADAGAAVMLVTHEARHAAWADRVVFLRDGRVVDQATALHDPAVLLAQAGL, encoded by the coding sequence ATGAGCGTCCAGGGGCCGCAGCAGGTCCTGGAACTTGCGAAGGTCAGCAAGACGTTCGGGGAAGGCGCGACGGCGGTCGCCGCCCTCCGCGACGTTGACCTCACGGTGGCGGCAGGTGAATTTGTTGCGGTGATGGGGCCGTCGGGGTCCGGCAAGTCCTCGCTCCTGGCGCTGGCCGGGGGACTGGACCGCCCGACGTCGGGTGGTGTCTTTGTGGAATCCACGCCCCTGGCAGGGCTGGGACTGAACGAACTTGCGCGCCTTCGCCGCCGGGCCGTGGGCTATGTCTTCCAGGACTTTAACCTCGTGCCTACCCTGACCTCCGCGGAGAATGTGGCGCTGCCGCTTGAACTGGACGGCACAGCGTGGAAAAAGGCCCGCCGGCAGGCGCTGGATGCCCTGCGGCAGGTGGGGATCCCGGAACTTGCGGATCGTTTTATGGATCAGATGTCCGGGGGCCAGCAGCAGCGGGTGGCCATAGCGCGGGCGGTGGTGGGGCAGCGGCGCCTGATCCTCGCCGACGAGCCCACGGGGGCACTCGACTCCACCACCGGCCAAGGGGTGATGGAAGTACTGCGTGCCCGGGCGGATGCCGGTGCCGCCGTGATGCTCGTGACCCACGAGGCCCGGCACGCAGCCTGGGCGGACCGGGTGGTGTTCCTGCGCGACGGCCGGGTTGTGGACCAGGCAACTGCCCTGCATGATCCTGCCGTCCTCCTGGCCCAGGCGGGGCTCTGA
- a CDS encoding PadR family transcriptional regulator, with amino-acid sequence MSIRHSLLALLQDQPRYGYQLRVEFENRTGATWPLNIGQVYTTLDRLERDDLVTKEGDDGNGHVVYSITDAGKAEVENWFAAPVERNNPPRNELAIKLALAVTLPGVDVQAIIQAQRAASMRALQDYTKARRDTTANQRSGDTAWLLVLDSLIFQTEAEVRWLDLCEARMVQQAQSAGTGQARTTSNGVTEDAAPLNADSRR; translated from the coding sequence ATGTCCATCCGCCATAGCCTCCTCGCCCTGTTGCAGGACCAGCCGCGCTACGGCTACCAGCTGCGGGTCGAATTCGAGAACCGTACCGGGGCCACCTGGCCGTTGAATATCGGGCAGGTGTACACCACACTGGACCGGTTGGAGCGCGACGACCTGGTCACCAAGGAAGGCGACGACGGCAACGGCCACGTGGTCTACAGCATCACCGACGCCGGAAAAGCCGAGGTGGAAAACTGGTTCGCGGCTCCGGTGGAGCGGAACAACCCGCCCCGGAACGAGCTCGCCATCAAGCTGGCGCTCGCCGTCACGTTGCCGGGGGTGGATGTCCAGGCGATCATCCAGGCCCAGCGTGCAGCGTCCATGCGTGCCCTGCAGGACTACACCAAGGCACGCCGGGACACTACCGCCAATCAGCGTTCGGGGGATACTGCCTGGCTGCTGGTCCTTGATTCCCTGATCTTCCAGACCGAAGCGGAGGTCCGCTGGCTGGACCTCTGTGAGGCCAGGATGGTCCAGCAGGCGCAGTCCGCCGGAACGGGCCAGGCACGCACGACGTCCAACGGGGTCACGGAAGACGCCGCCCCGCTCAACGCGGACAGCCGCCGATGA
- a CDS encoding NAD(P)H-quinone oxidoreductase translates to MKAVYISKPGGPEVLEVREADAPVPGPGEVLIDVVAAGLNRADVQQRRGFYPPPPGASEIPGLEVSGRIAGFGPGVSKPFSLGDKVVALLAGGGYAQQVAVPAEQVLRIPEGVDLVTAASLPEVAATVYSNLVMTAQLQPGETVLIHGATGGIGTMAIQLAKALGAKVATTAGTDEKVGTAKAFLGADIAINYTEEDFPAALREQNGGRGADVILDVVGAKYLAQNVDALADYGRLVVIGLQGGTKGELDLGQLLKKRAAVVATALRPRPVEEKGAIMNAVRDAVWPMITDGRIHPLVAKTFPLEQVQAAHTYFDSGDHVGKVLLLL, encoded by the coding sequence ATGAAAGCCGTCTACATTTCGAAACCGGGCGGCCCGGAGGTGCTGGAGGTCCGCGAGGCGGACGCTCCCGTACCCGGACCGGGGGAGGTGCTGATCGACGTCGTCGCCGCGGGGCTGAACCGGGCGGACGTGCAGCAGCGCAGGGGCTTCTATCCGCCGCCGCCCGGGGCCTCGGAAATCCCTGGGCTGGAAGTATCCGGGCGGATAGCCGGGTTTGGCCCGGGCGTCAGCAAACCTTTCTCCCTCGGTGACAAAGTGGTGGCCCTGCTGGCCGGCGGAGGCTACGCCCAGCAGGTGGCCGTTCCGGCCGAACAGGTCCTCCGGATTCCCGAGGGCGTGGACCTGGTCACGGCGGCGTCCCTGCCGGAGGTGGCCGCCACGGTGTACTCCAACCTCGTGATGACCGCCCAGCTCCAGCCGGGCGAGACAGTCCTGATCCACGGTGCCACCGGCGGGATCGGCACCATGGCCATCCAGCTGGCCAAGGCCTTGGGTGCCAAAGTGGCCACGACGGCGGGCACGGACGAAAAGGTGGGAACGGCGAAGGCCTTCCTGGGCGCGGATATCGCCATCAACTACACCGAGGAGGACTTCCCCGCGGCCCTTCGCGAGCAGAACGGCGGCCGGGGTGCGGACGTGATCCTCGACGTCGTCGGTGCCAAGTACCTCGCGCAGAACGTGGACGCCCTCGCCGATTACGGCCGGCTGGTGGTGATCGGCCTGCAGGGCGGCACTAAGGGTGAACTGGACCTCGGCCAGCTGCTGAAGAAACGGGCCGCCGTGGTGGCCACGGCGCTCCGGCCCAGGCCGGTCGAGGAAAAAGGGGCCATCATGAACGCTGTCCGCGACGCCGTCTGGCCCATGATCACTGACGGGCGGATCCACCCGCTCGTGGCCAAAACCTTCCCGCTGGAGCAGGTCCAGGCCGCCCACACCTACTTCGACAGCGGCGACCATGTAGGAAAGGTCCTGCTGTTGCTCTAG
- a CDS encoding ExeM/NucH family extracellular endonuclease: protein MHQTPWKLALGTVLSAGLAAAPLAALPAVADSTPAEVSAAAGTSPVVINEAYLSGGSSGAAYKNKFVELYNSSDAPVSVAGWSLQYRSATGTAAPTSLAVLSGSIPAKGHYLVQGASNGANGADLPAPDLVATALNFSGTAGTVVLARQPTAVVLATGSQVEPAGVADLLGYGTSNTFETQAAQAPAGNTDVKSLNRAAGADSNSNAADFSLNAAITPTGTGGTAPDPDPTPDPAPDPAPTPTTRSIAEIQGTGTESPLAGTTVTTTGKVTAAFPTGGLNGYYLQTAGTGGDLTATSHTASDGIFVYSPATMASVRAGDYVQVTGAVAEYYGMTQLNVTGAAGLAKLAEPAPEVKATAFTLPADEAFRESLEGMLLAPQGPLTVTDNYSLNQYGEIGLAGGTTPLVQPTAVAAYGSTGYSAAVADNAARGIKLDDGSSTNFLKDAATKAQVLPYLTTTDPVRVGSPATFTTDVVLGYTNNAWKLQPLTHLTENNKAAVQPATFGATRAEAPGTVGGNLKIASFNVLNYFPTTGDQLTGCTYFEDREGNPITVRGGCNARGAANAENFKRQQDKIVAAITKAGADVVTLMEIENSAQFGKNRDDALAKLVEALNIPTPGIWDYVRSPANAPPLSDEDMIRTAFIYKKAIAEPVGESIIHNDTVAFATARKPLAQVFKPVGGAAGTQFIAIANHFKSKGSAATPDDTDKGQGASNLARTAQAKSLLEFTKSLQQSKGIDKVFLIGDFNAYAKEDPINVFTAEGYVNQDDKARNADGSAKHSYLFGGMAGSLDHVLASPAANAVVGGADIWNINSVESVALEYSRYNNNVTNYYAPDQYRASDHDPVIVGLNLQPAPATVDLNFLGINDFHGRIDTNTVQFAGTIEKLRAAAAPGATAFLSAGDNIGASLFASAVAKDQPTIDVLNALELRASAVGNHEFDGGWADLRDRVTAGGSNAKFPYLGANVYQKGAPEPVLPEYTILDMNGIKVAVIGTVTQEVPSLVTPAGVADLEFGDPVEAINRAAAKITAGNLADVIIAENHDGAGSGTVEGSTLEEELAAGGPFAKLVNETSPDVDAIFTGHTHKEYAWDAPVPGADGKTRPIVQTGNYGENVGQIQLTVDTATKQVTAYKAGNVKRTADPAADMIAAYPRVAAVDAIVQKALADAAVVGNQPVGSVTADITTAFTTDAAGVAKRDDRGSESTLGNLVADSLLASLQPAELGGAEIGVVNPGGLRNELYYAPDGTITYAEANAVLPFVNNLWTTSLTGAQFKTLLEQQWQTNPDGTVPSRAYLQLGLSKNVNYTYDAARPAGERITSVRVNGALLDPAKSYRVGTFSFLATGGDNFRAFTEGANTKDSGLVDRDAWIGYLQKSSSVSPDFARRSVAVTNTTSPEVKPGEPITLTVSKLDLTSLGSPVNTALSAVFTDSSGTVTQLGSVAVSAGAAKVSLAVPAGAAAGTGALVLTAAESGTVVSVDQAVAATVPVPPVCTMPIKPVRPADVAGQWNYGKDMAAYRACLRG from the coding sequence ATGCATCAAACACCTTGGAAATTAGCGCTGGGTACAGTGCTGTCAGCGGGGCTCGCAGCAGCTCCCCTGGCCGCCTTACCCGCAGTTGCGGACTCTACGCCCGCGGAGGTCTCAGCCGCGGCAGGAACCTCGCCCGTTGTGATCAACGAGGCTTATCTCAGCGGCGGCAGCAGCGGTGCCGCCTACAAAAACAAGTTCGTTGAGCTTTACAACTCCTCGGATGCGCCGGTCTCTGTGGCTGGTTGGTCGCTGCAATACCGCTCCGCGACAGGGACGGCGGCACCCACCAGCCTGGCCGTCCTTTCCGGCTCGATCCCCGCAAAGGGCCACTACCTGGTGCAGGGCGCAAGCAACGGGGCCAACGGTGCGGACCTTCCCGCGCCGGATCTCGTGGCCACTGCCCTGAACTTCAGCGGCACAGCCGGAACCGTCGTGCTCGCCAGGCAGCCCACCGCCGTCGTGCTGGCCACCGGATCCCAAGTGGAGCCCGCTGGCGTGGCGGACCTCCTGGGCTACGGCACCTCCAACACGTTCGAAACGCAGGCAGCACAGGCACCGGCAGGAAATACCGACGTCAAAAGCCTGAACCGGGCAGCCGGGGCGGACAGCAACAGCAACGCCGCGGATTTCAGCCTGAACGCGGCCATCACGCCAACGGGCACCGGCGGCACAGCACCGGATCCGGATCCGACGCCGGACCCCGCACCTGACCCCGCCCCCACTCCGACAACCAGGAGCATCGCCGAAATCCAGGGCACGGGCACCGAAAGCCCACTGGCCGGAACCACGGTGACCACCACGGGCAAGGTCACCGCGGCCTTCCCCACCGGCGGACTCAACGGCTACTACCTGCAGACCGCAGGAACCGGCGGTGACCTGACAGCAACCAGCCATACAGCGTCGGACGGAATCTTTGTCTACTCCCCCGCCACGATGGCATCCGTCCGGGCCGGCGATTATGTCCAGGTGACCGGTGCCGTGGCGGAGTACTACGGAATGACCCAACTCAACGTCACCGGAGCCGCCGGACTGGCCAAGCTGGCAGAGCCTGCCCCTGAAGTGAAGGCCACCGCTTTCACGCTGCCCGCAGACGAAGCCTTCCGCGAATCCCTCGAAGGAATGCTCCTGGCACCCCAGGGCCCGCTGACCGTCACGGACAATTACAGCCTGAACCAATACGGCGAGATCGGCCTGGCCGGCGGAACAACACCGCTGGTCCAGCCCACCGCCGTCGCCGCCTACGGATCAACCGGGTACAGCGCGGCCGTGGCAGACAACGCGGCCCGCGGGATCAAGCTCGACGACGGCTCCAGCACCAACTTCCTGAAGGATGCCGCCACCAAGGCACAGGTGCTGCCCTACCTCACCACCACAGACCCGGTACGGGTGGGCTCCCCCGCCACCTTCACCACCGACGTGGTGCTCGGCTACACGAACAACGCCTGGAAACTCCAGCCGTTGACCCACCTGACGGAAAACAACAAAGCCGCTGTGCAGCCAGCCACCTTCGGGGCCACCCGCGCGGAGGCTCCCGGCACGGTGGGCGGCAACCTCAAGATCGCCTCCTTCAACGTGCTGAACTACTTCCCCACCACCGGTGACCAGCTCACCGGCTGCACGTACTTTGAGGACCGCGAGGGCAACCCCATCACCGTCCGCGGTGGCTGCAATGCCCGCGGAGCGGCCAACGCCGAGAACTTCAAACGGCAGCAGGACAAGATCGTTGCGGCCATCACCAAGGCCGGCGCAGACGTTGTGACACTGATGGAGATCGAAAACTCCGCGCAGTTCGGCAAGAACCGGGATGACGCCCTGGCCAAACTCGTGGAGGCCCTCAACATCCCCACGCCCGGTATCTGGGACTACGTCCGCTCGCCCGCCAACGCCCCGCCGCTGAGCGACGAGGACATGATCCGCACCGCGTTCATCTACAAGAAGGCCATAGCCGAACCCGTGGGTGAATCCATCATCCACAACGACACCGTGGCGTTCGCCACCGCACGCAAGCCGCTGGCCCAGGTCTTCAAGCCCGTGGGAGGTGCCGCCGGGACACAGTTCATCGCCATCGCCAACCACTTCAAGTCCAAGGGCTCTGCCGCTACCCCGGACGACACGGACAAGGGCCAGGGCGCATCAAATCTGGCGCGCACCGCACAGGCAAAGTCGCTGCTGGAATTCACCAAGTCCCTGCAGCAGTCCAAGGGTATTGACAAGGTCTTCCTCATTGGCGACTTCAACGCCTACGCCAAGGAAGACCCCATCAATGTCTTCACCGCCGAGGGTTACGTCAACCAGGACGATAAGGCGCGCAACGCCGATGGCAGCGCGAAACACTCCTACCTTTTCGGCGGAATGGCGGGGTCCCTGGACCATGTTCTCGCTTCCCCCGCGGCCAACGCCGTGGTTGGTGGCGCGGACATCTGGAACATCAACTCCGTGGAGTCCGTGGCCCTGGAGTACAGCCGCTACAACAACAACGTCACCAACTACTACGCCCCGGACCAGTACCGCGCCAGCGATCACGATCCCGTGATCGTGGGCCTGAACCTGCAGCCGGCACCGGCCACCGTTGACCTGAACTTCCTGGGCATCAACGATTTCCACGGCAGGATAGACACCAACACGGTCCAGTTCGCCGGCACCATTGAGAAGCTGCGCGCAGCAGCCGCTCCCGGTGCCACCGCCTTCCTCTCCGCCGGCGACAACATCGGCGCATCCCTGTTCGCGTCCGCCGTCGCCAAGGACCAGCCCACCATCGACGTGCTGAACGCACTGGAACTTCGGGCTTCCGCTGTGGGCAACCACGAGTTCGACGGCGGCTGGGCGGACCTGCGGGACCGCGTCACCGCCGGAGGTTCCAACGCTAAGTTCCCCTACCTGGGAGCCAACGTCTACCAAAAAGGCGCTCCTGAACCGGTCCTGCCCGAGTACACCATCCTGGACATGAACGGCATCAAGGTGGCCGTGATCGGCACCGTCACCCAGGAGGTCCCCTCCCTGGTGACTCCCGCCGGCGTCGCCGACCTGGAGTTCGGTGACCCGGTGGAAGCGATCAACCGGGCCGCGGCTAAAATCACGGCCGGGAACCTGGCCGACGTCATCATCGCGGAAAACCACGACGGCGCCGGGTCGGGAACAGTGGAAGGCTCCACGTTGGAGGAGGAACTGGCAGCCGGCGGACCCTTCGCGAAGCTGGTCAACGAAACGTCCCCGGACGTTGACGCCATTTTCACCGGCCATACCCACAAGGAGTACGCCTGGGACGCGCCCGTCCCGGGCGCGGACGGCAAGACCCGCCCCATCGTCCAGACCGGCAACTACGGCGAAAACGTGGGGCAGATCCAGCTCACCGTGGACACCGCCACCAAGCAGGTGACGGCGTACAAGGCAGGTAACGTCAAGCGCACCGCCGATCCAGCGGCAGATATGATCGCAGCGTACCCGCGGGTGGCCGCCGTTGATGCCATCGTCCAGAAGGCCCTGGCGGACGCCGCCGTCGTGGGCAACCAGCCTGTTGGTTCTGTCACGGCGGACATCACCACCGCGTTCACCACGGACGCCGCCGGTGTTGCCAAGCGCGATGACCGGGGAAGTGAGTCAACCCTGGGCAACCTGGTGGCCGACTCCCTGCTGGCCTCCCTGCAGCCTGCGGAGCTCGGCGGTGCCGAGATCGGCGTCGTCAATCCGGGCGGGCTCCGGAATGAGCTGTACTACGCCCCGGACGGAACCATCACCTACGCGGAGGCGAACGCTGTGCTGCCGTTCGTGAACAACCTTTGGACCACGTCCCTGACCGGCGCACAGTTCAAGACGCTGCTGGAACAGCAGTGGCAGACCAACCCGGATGGGACGGTTCCCAGCCGCGCCTACCTGCAGCTCGGCCTGTCGAAGAACGTGAATTACACCTACGACGCCGCCCGGCCGGCCGGGGAACGCATCACCTCCGTGCGTGTGAACGGGGCCCTGCTCGATCCGGCAAAGTCCTACCGGGTGGGTACGTTCAGCTTCCTGGCCACCGGCGGCGACAACTTCCGGGCGTTCACTGAGGGCGCCAACACGAAGGACTCAGGACTGGTGGACCGGGATGCCTGGATCGGATACCTGCAGAAAAGCAGCTCCGTTTCGCCGGACTTCGCCCGCCGGTCCGTGGCCGTCACCAACACCACTTCGCCTGAAGTAAAGCCCGGGGAGCCCATCACCCTGACGGTCTCCAAACTGGACCTGACCTCGCTCGGCAGCCCGGTCAACACCGCGCTGTCAGCGGTGTTCACCGATTCTTCCGGAACAGTAACCCAGCTCGGGTCCGTGGCGGTGAGTGCCGGCGCGGCCAAGGTGAGCCTTGCAGTTCCGGCCGGCGCCGCTGCAGGGACCGGGGCCCTGGTCCTTACTGCCGCTGAATCTGGCACTGTTGTTTCTGTTGACCAGGCGGTGGCTGCAACCGTTCCCGTCCCGCCCGTCTGCACAATGCCGATCAAGCCGGTCCGGCCCGCGGACGTGGCAGGGCAGTGGAACTATGGCAAGGACATGGCGGCCTACCGTGCCTGCCTGCGAGGCTAA
- a CDS encoding FtsX-like permease family protein, giving the protein MRLDLAPAAKGRRSSFRVALRVARRDIGRHKGRSLLIVLLIMLPVAGMTGAATLFQSAQRTPAEIVEYELGGTQARFSVLPAPNAGSVQDPLNDAMVAYSTGEYDPGFVPADPQDLLPPGYEVLPLRQLNLTTGVGTALVSLQGRIVDTLHPAFAGKFTLLRGRAPRSAAEALVSPGLLERFSIQLGEEITTSAGTFVPVGTIRDADASDRNSVIFLKQGQVADEALNQGSQSPHSLSYYLVGSEPVTWRQIREANRQGVSVLSRSVVLNPPSLAERSPDGVPPPQPPSDSLAVYAMFGLIAALALLEVGLLAGAAFAVGAKSQVRELALLAASGADSPTVRSVVTSGGLWLGSIAVVWGAALGLCSAAAVVHWVRSVGSARFPGIHADVPLTLVAMVLGLACCLLAAMAPANHVARQAALGALKSGRAPAGNGKRTTVAGAALLLLAGALLAAGWVLGESGADPDRKAGQLPLVTSLLIAGAVLAVVALVLLAGFLVTLLTARTGTLPLSLRMAARDAARNRGRTVPAVAAVLAAATLASAALVLSASQQAVMRENHSWNALENQVFLPLSLEQPLLPDGSTQPAVQADPAELAAAVEAALSNVAWTQVVTAPAYIQNCAFGPGLDLSAPPRTATSNCLQYSLAKPAGNECPVTPQRRVVDPDDWRCRGSLGQSPGSRHAILVGGANEISAVLGREAGPEALAVLEAGGMVVTNPVFVREGRAVLEGQDVRTQTQDAADPSRMHETVTSSMLPAVVVEPAEALPYYGVISPETAQRLDLRPEAAELLVQLSRFPSAAEVDTASGAIAAVYGRPDVGFWAEPGITQGDSWMTWSIVAISALITFSAAGITTGLSLADARADHVTLAGIGASPRLRKSLAGSQALLTAGLGTVLGSLAGTVPAALVARSTELRTAVEVPWIHLVALLVAVPLAGALLAWLFTRARLPASRRALGT; this is encoded by the coding sequence ATGCGGCTCGATCTCGCTCCGGCCGCCAAAGGACGCCGGAGCAGCTTCCGCGTGGCGCTGCGCGTAGCGCGCCGCGATATCGGGCGGCACAAAGGGCGTTCGCTGCTCATCGTCCTGCTGATCATGCTTCCGGTTGCCGGCATGACCGGCGCTGCCACCCTGTTCCAGAGCGCCCAAAGGACGCCGGCGGAAATTGTTGAGTACGAGCTGGGCGGAACGCAGGCCCGGTTCAGCGTGCTGCCCGCCCCCAATGCCGGGTCCGTCCAGGACCCGCTTAATGACGCGATGGTGGCATACAGCACCGGCGAATATGATCCCGGCTTTGTGCCTGCCGACCCGCAGGACCTGCTCCCGCCGGGTTATGAGGTCTTGCCGCTGCGGCAGCTCAACCTGACCACGGGGGTTGGGACGGCGCTGGTGTCCCTGCAGGGCAGAATCGTGGACACCCTGCATCCTGCCTTCGCCGGGAAGTTCACCCTCCTGAGGGGAAGGGCTCCACGCTCTGCCGCCGAGGCCCTGGTATCACCGGGCCTTCTTGAGCGGTTCAGCATTCAGTTAGGCGAGGAGATCACGACGTCGGCCGGCACCTTTGTGCCGGTCGGAACCATCCGGGACGCGGATGCCTCTGACCGGAACTCCGTCATTTTCCTGAAGCAGGGGCAGGTGGCCGATGAAGCCCTGAATCAAGGATCCCAATCCCCGCACTCGCTGTCCTACTACCTGGTGGGCTCCGAACCCGTGACGTGGCGGCAGATCCGGGAGGCAAACCGGCAGGGCGTCAGCGTGCTCTCCCGGAGCGTGGTGCTCAATCCGCCGTCCCTGGCGGAGCGCAGCCCGGACGGCGTCCCGCCGCCGCAACCGCCGTCGGATTCCCTGGCCGTCTACGCTATGTTCGGCCTGATCGCTGCCCTTGCGCTCCTGGAGGTGGGCCTCCTGGCCGGAGCTGCTTTCGCCGTCGGCGCTAAAAGTCAGGTCCGCGAACTGGCGCTGCTGGCAGCGTCAGGAGCCGATTCTCCTACTGTCCGCTCCGTGGTGACGTCCGGGGGACTCTGGCTCGGCAGCATTGCTGTTGTCTGGGGCGCCGCCCTGGGCCTCTGCTCTGCGGCAGCGGTGGTCCACTGGGTCCGCTCCGTTGGCTCGGCCCGCTTTCCCGGCATCCACGCAGACGTGCCGCTGACGCTGGTGGCCATGGTCCTGGGCCTGGCGTGCTGCCTGCTCGCAGCCATGGCGCCGGCAAACCATGTTGCCCGGCAGGCGGCCCTGGGCGCCCTCAAGTCCGGCCGGGCACCTGCGGGCAACGGGAAGCGGACCACCGTGGCCGGTGCCGCCCTGTTGCTGTTGGCCGGGGCGCTGCTGGCCGCAGGTTGGGTGCTGGGGGAGTCGGGTGCCGATCCCGACCGGAAGGCCGGGCAACTGCCGCTGGTTACCTCGTTGCTGATTGCCGGTGCCGTGCTGGCCGTCGTCGCGCTCGTGCTTTTGGCCGGATTCCTCGTTACCCTGCTGACAGCGAGGACGGGCACGCTGCCGCTGTCCTTGCGGATGGCTGCCCGTGATGCGGCCCGGAACCGGGGCCGGACGGTCCCGGCTGTGGCAGCCGTTCTCGCCGCCGCTACCCTGGCGAGCGCCGCCCTGGTCCTTTCGGCCAGCCAGCAGGCAGTGATGCGGGAGAACCACTCGTGGAACGCGCTGGAAAACCAGGTATTCCTGCCGCTGTCCCTGGAACAGCCCCTCCTGCCGGACGGCAGCACCCAGCCGGCGGTCCAAGCCGATCCGGCTGAACTCGCTGCCGCGGTGGAAGCTGCCCTCAGCAACGTTGCGTGGACGCAGGTGGTCACCGCACCGGCGTACATCCAAAATTGCGCCTTCGGGCCCGGCCTTGATCTGTCCGCGCCACCGAGAACTGCCACCTCCAACTGCCTGCAGTACTCACTCGCCAAGCCGGCCGGTAACGAGTGCCCGGTAACACCGCAACGAAGGGTGGTGGACCCCGATGACTGGCGTTGCCGGGGTTCCCTGGGGCAATCGCCAGGCTCCCGGCATGCAATCCTGGTGGGCGGCGCGAACGAGATCAGTGCTGTACTCGGCCGTGAGGCGGGTCCTGAAGCCCTTGCAGTGCTGGAAGCCGGCGGCATGGTGGTGACCAACCCCGTCTTCGTCCGGGAAGGCCGGGCGGTGCTCGAGGGCCAGGATGTGCGCACGCAGACCCAGGATGCGGCAGACCCTTCGCGCATGCACGAGACGGTGACCAGCAGCATGTTGCCCGCCGTGGTGGTGGAACCGGCCGAAGCCCTTCCTTACTACGGAGTCATTTCGCCGGAGACGGCCCAGCGCCTGGACCTGCGTCCGGAGGCGGCGGAACTCCTGGTACAGCTCAGCAGGTTCCCCTCGGCGGCGGAGGTGGATACGGCGTCGGGAGCCATCGCCGCCGTCTACGGGCGTCCCGACGTCGGATTCTGGGCTGAGCCCGGCATCACGCAGGGCGACTCGTGGATGACCTGGTCCATCGTGGCCATCAGCGCACTGATCACTTTCAGCGCGGCAGGCATCACCACAGGCCTTTCCCTTGCGGATGCCCGTGCGGACCACGTTACGCTCGCCGGAATTGGCGCTTCGCCCCGACTGCGGAAGAGCCTCGCGGGTTCCCAGGCGCTTTTGACGGCCGGGCTGGGGACCGTGCTCGGAAGCCTCGCGGGGACTGTGCCTGCGGCGCTCGTCGCACGGTCCACCGAGTTGCGCACCGCCGTCGAAGTTCCCTGGATACACCTCGTGGCACTCCTGGTTGCGGTACCGCTGGCCGGCGCCCTGCTGGCCTGGCTCTTCACCCGCGCCCGGCTGCCGGCATCACGGCGCGCGCTCGGCACCTGA